ACGGACCCTAATTCAGCGTACGGCCTCCCCTTGGGGTCGGGGGTGACGCTGATGCCCTTGCGAATATCCGCGGCGGCGGCTGTGTACTGACGCCGTCCCTTCTTGGCCAGAGAACGGAGGTAGTAAAGTTGCTCATTGTCCGGCTGCTTTTCGATCAACGGGTTGAGTTTGCCGATCGCAGCGGACCATTCCTGAGCGTCGAGATCCATCCGGGCGGCAGCCAGTTGTTGGGTCTCCTTTTTGTTGAAGGTGTTGCTTCCTCGCTGCGCCGTTGCGCAACTGCTAAGGGTGAGGAGTAGGAAAAGGTAGAGAGGGAGGCGCATGGTGGGGTTTGATGTCCGCGAATTTTTGCTTTAACGCCAGCGCCTGGGAAGTTGTTACCGGTTGGACGAAAGGGAGGTCTCCAAGCCGAGAAAGCCCCGCACGGAGTTTCCGGGCGGGGCTTTTCTAGGCCAGTATCTTCAGGCGGTGGATAGTAGCAGAAGCTGTTTAGATGGCCAGGGCCACAGCTTTAGGTTGTTCCACCGCGGGGCTAAAATCCTTGCCCGCGAGTTTGAACTGTTCGGCTGCCTTTTCCTTATGGCCTCCCTTTTCCAGGGCTTTGCCGTATTCGTGGTGGATTCGGGCAACCTCCGGTGCTTTAGCGTCTTCGGGAGCTACCAGTGCGTGCGCGAACGCCTTGTAAGCTTCGTCGAGGCGGTTAGCGTCAGTGAGTAGCTTGGCAAATTCGAAGCTTACCCGCCGATCGTAGCGTTCCAGCGTGGCGATTCGTTGCTTACGCTTGAAGAACATGTTGAAGACCCGCAGGGCATCATTGGGCCGGCCCAATTTAGTGTAAGCATCACCGAGACCAACCTGTGCTTGCCAGTAGATGGGCTGGTAGGGGATGCTGTTCTTCGTCACGGCCTCAAAATCTTCCGCTGCTTCCGCCCATTGTTGTTTGCGCACGTGAACAATGCCGCGCCCGTAGTGGGCTTCTGGCATCCGCGGGTTGATCTTCAGGCTCTTGTTGTAATCGTAAAGCGCGTCATCGATGTTATTAAGGCTGAGGTTGGTGAAACCGCGGCGTTCGTAAGCCTGCGCGTGGTTGGCGAAGCGTTTGAGGACCTTGTCCATCATTTTGATGGCTTCGGCCTGTTGGTCATTCTGCTCAATGAGTTCCCGGCCCTTATTAAAGATCTGGACGGTAGTGCGCTCCGCCTTTGGTTCCAAGAGGTGGTGAGCTTCCATCTTACCCGCATTCAGTACCCACATGTTGAGGCTGCCGGCAATGCTGAATTCTACTACCCGTTGCAGGAGATTGAGCGTATTCAACCACTGGCGTTTGCTGCCAATCTTCACCGTGCGGGGCACTACGAAGGAATTCTCCTCTTCGATAAAGTGGCCCTCTGCCTTCAGCATGATGTCGTCCTTATAGAAATGTTCCATCCGGTGGACGTACTGATCGTGCACTTGTTTGAAAACGGATTCCTTACCGAACTCCAGTTGGCCCGCGATAATCACTTTGTATTCGATTGACATTTCTATTAGTGGTTTACTACGTTTTTGGAACTGAAAACTAGCGGCGGGGCCGGCCAGGCACAAGGAGAGGCTACCGACGCAAATGCCACCGTAAGGAAACGATGCGCGTCAGCCATAAAAAAGGCCGGCTCGAAGGAACCGACGGATACAGTAAGTCGAAAAGTGGATGCCTGGAAACCGCCTACTTGGTGAATACCAACAATCGCGGGATTACAAAAATGCACAGATTCGGAATGATTTCCTAGCCATTGAGATGCTAATTTTTGTTGAGCCCCTTTTTATAGCGGTTAACGCGGCTTTATTGTTTACTCGCTGCGTCAATACAAATAAAAAGGGCTGCCCGCTAGCGTTTAGCGGACAGCCCTTTGAGCGTGATAACCAACGGTTTAGTTAATGTTCACACGTTGCGTTGGCTCGGAAGCTACGGGGATTACAACCCGGTTCTCACGGAGCGTCTCACCCACTGGGCGGCTTTCACCGAAACCAATCATGGTCAGCTTGCTGGAAGAAGCGCCTTTTTCAGCAGCGTAGTCCTTAGCGGAGCTGGCACGACGCTCAGAAAGCGCTTGGTTGTACTCGTCGGATGCGCGGCGGTCAGCGTGGCCTTCGAAGCGGATGGAGAAGTTGCTAGCACCCGGCAGGGCGAGGAAGCGGTCAATCTCTTCGATGATCATGCGGTCGGGGCGGTCGAGGCGGGATACGTCCGTGGGGAAGTAAATGCGGTCGATGTCGATCGTGCCGATTGCTTCGTTGAGGCGGATGTAGGAGAAGTCCTGCCCTTCAAGGAGGGTACGGTAGCGAGCGATACGCTCGTTGAGGTTCTCGGGGCGGTCCGTGATCTTTGGAACGGGGCAACCGTTGCGCGAAGCGGGGCCAGCCTCGTTGGGGCACTCGTCGTCTTTGTCGGCGATGCCGTCACCGTCACTGTCAGGGCAGCCATTGGTGCCGCGGGGGCCAGCTTCTGCGGGGCAGTCGTCGTCAGCATCAGCGATGCCGTCACCGTCGCCGTCGGGGCAACCCATGGTAGCACGTGGTCCTGCTTCGGTTGGGCACTTGTCGTCGCCGTCTGCGATGCCGTCGCCATCAGCGTCGGGGCAACCGCCGAGGGCAGCTAGGCCAGCTTCGGTTGGGCACTTGTCGTCGATGTCAGCAATGCCGTCGCCGTCACCATCGGGGCAACCCTTCAGGGTAGCGAGGCCGGCGGTCTGTGGGCAGCGGTCATCTTTGTCAGCTACGCCGTCACCGTCCGTGTCGGGGCAACCCATGGTAGATTCGGGGCCGGGCTCGTTGGGGCAGGCGTCATCTTCATCAGCGATGCCGTCTTTGTCAGTGTCTTTCTTACCGAAGCCGGTAGAGAACGTGAGACCGGTAAGTACGTAAGCATCGTCATCATCAGGGTTGGCGGAAGCGGAGACACCATCGATCAGGTCAGAACCCGTCATGCGGTAGGTTACGTCGAGGCCGAGGGAAGACTTCTCGCTGAGGTAGTACTTGAGGCCAGCACCAAGGGGAATGACAACGCCACCGTTGTCGTCTTCCTGGTCCTGAATATCCTGCGCGATTCTTGCGTTGGTACGGCCGTTGTAGTCTGTATCTACGTCACCCCAAATGCCGTAAGCGACACCTGCACCTACGTAAGGAGAGAGGATTTTCTTGAAACCGTCGTCACCAAAACGCTTTGCAGCGAAGGGTTCGAACTCGAGCATCAGGCCGGGCTCGATGACGGAGGTGTTGGAGGTGAAACCACGGCGGGCGTTGTCACCTTCCGTTTCGTCACTTTCGAGGCTAGCGTACATCAAGTGAGCTTTCAGGGCAAGCACTTTACCGATACGGCGGCGCACGTTAATATTGGCGCCGAAGCTGGGCTGATTGAGGATAACGATATCTGGATCAATAAGGTCACCGGCCATGGAGGCGGTACCGACCTTTAACCCGATTTCCCAAGGGTAAGGATTGCTGGACTGTGCGGAAAGGGATACACAGGAGAGCATGACTAAAGCAAGGAGTAAGTGCTTATACATGTGCGCTGAATTTGGCAAGTGAAATATAGATTTTTAGGATAGGTGGGGTTTCCCACTAACGTATGTACTATCGTAAATAGCCGAACGGATGTTCGTTTACAAACGATACTAAGACGCAATTTTAGGAATAATTACGCTAGACAGGTCTAAACCAGCCTAACATTCTCACCTAAACACCCATTTTTCACGGTATTTGCACTATTTCCTTCCCTACCGGCGGTGAAATTTCACCAAATGGCCCGGCTCGGCCTCATTATAAAGCTCAAGAATCAGCTGCCCCCGTTGTCCACCGGAATTGGGGAAGAGAATCTTAATCGGGTTATGCACGTACCCATCTTCCCCAAATAAACTCAATTGGTGGCGTAGCTTCGGAGGCAAGCGGAACTGCTTCAGCTCGGCCACGTCCGCCGGTAATGGTAAACCCCGATATCCCTGTTCTTCCAGGAAAGTGACGATCAGTGCGTAGGTCCGGTCTAGCCGGCCGGCGGCGAAAGAAATGCGGTAGCAGTAGCCATCCGAAGTGCCACCCTCCGCGACGGGACCCGCGGCGGGGAAGTTGTACCTTAGGCCATCCTTGACGAGGCGTAAGCCACCTGCGTTGGAATGTATTTTCACTTCGTCCAATTCCTCTACGTCGGAGGCAGATATACCGGACGGAGCGGCGGCCGATAAATTTGGTGCTTCCGTTTCCTCACGAAGGGTGGAGGACCGGAAATTAGCGATGAAGACCGGGCGCCTGGGGGTAGAGGATTTCAGGCTTTTGCCCATCTTTCGTTGCTTTTAGTGAGTACTTAAAACAAATATACAGTTTGTTGCGACAATCCCCCCTTCACGAACTCTTTTCTACTCAGGTACCCGCCTACGCCGCCGGGCCAGATGGTTTGCTGACGGTTCCTTACTTAGTCCGGCTACTACAGGAAGCAGCCATGCGTAATACGGTACGGCTAAAGATCAGCTCACCTGAGTTGATGGAGGCGGAGGGCTTATCCTGGATCCTACGGCAGCAACGCATTACCATCCAAAGGTGGCCGCGAATGAACGAAGCCATCGATATTTTGACGGCCCCCACCGGGTTTGCCCGGGGCCTGTTGACTTACCGGGACTTCCACGTGCTGGACGCTAACGATCAACCCATCATATCCACCGTTTCGGAATGGTTATTGATGGACGTCGGCTCCCGCAAACTGCGGCCGATCCCCGACCGTATTCTTGCCCTACAATCCGACTTAGCACCCGCGGCAGCGCACCTTGAGCGGCCGAAGATCAAACTGCACAACCCAACCGTGGTGGATAATTCTACAACGACAAAGGTGAGCTACGGGATGCTGGATTTTAATGGCCACCTGACGAACCCCGTATTCCCCGAATTGATGTTGGAGCCACTCGGAGATACGTTCCTAAGTAATAGAAAGGCGACGGAAATCACCATCTTCTTCCAGGCCGAAGCGCGGTACGGAGATGAACTAACGGCGGAAATCGGAGCGGGCAGAGACGGTGGCACCGCGCACTGCCTCAAGCGCGGCGAAGAAACACTGGCGCGGATGCTGACGAAGTGGGACGCCTAGAAGGGATAGTTAAGTTTACAACGCAAAGTTGTTCCCGAAGAAGTAATCCAGCGCGGCCTTGCTGGCGTCTCCGGATTCGTAACCGGCGTAGAATGCTTTGATGCGTTGCTCGGAGCTGCCGTGGGTGAAGCTATCGGGCACTACGTAGCCCTGGCTCTGTTTCTGAATCTTGTCATCCCCAATAGCCGAGGCGGCGCGCAGGGCTTCTTCGATATCCCCTTCGCTGAGCAGATCAGTACGGTCGGCGTAGTGGGCCCAGACGCCCGCCAAGTAGTCGGCCTGAAGTTCAAGCCGAACGGACATCGCGTTGGCATCCTTCTTAGCCAACCGGCGGCGCGCCTGGCTGACCTGCTGGCTGTAGCCGAGTTGGTTCTGAATGTGGTGGCCCACCTCGTGCGCAACGACGTAGGCAAGAGCGAAATCACCCGGCGCCTTAAAGCGTTGGCGGAGGAGATCTGCAAAGGAAAGGTCGATGTAAACCTGCTGGTCCGCGGGGCAATAGAAAGGACCAGTGGCCGCGCTGGCGAAACCACAGGCGGAACGGTCCTGACCGGTAAAGAGCACGAGCGTGGGCTCCTGGTAGCGCCGGTTGTATTCCTGGGGGAATAGTTGGCTCCAGATCTTCTCCGTTTCGCGGAGGGTAACGCCGACGATGCGGGCGTTTGGATCACTATCGTCCACCAGGCCACCCGTACTAGGGCCGGAAGCGGAAGGGGCGGTGACCGTTCCACCGCCATTGCTGACGCCGAGAAACTCGCCCGGATCACCGCCCAGGAGCATGACGATGATCGCGATGATGATGGAACCGAGCCCGATGCCACCGGCGGTCTTCGTGCCACGGCTCATGCCACCACGGCTGCGGCCGCCACGGCGGTCATCAATATTTCTACTGGATTCTCTTCCTTCGAGTTTCATGAGGATTGTTTGCTTGGGGTAAATATAACTGGTCGCCGACTGAAGACGGCCAGGCCATGCTTTAAGCTCGGAACGGTTGGGGCGCGATGATCTATTTGGCGCCGTCCTGCAGGGCGAACACCTTGCGAAGCAGTTCGGAGGTGCGGGCACCAATGTTCTCGCGGATGTTTAACTCCTCGACGGCAATCTTGCGGAAGAGCCCTTCGAGCGCTTGCTCGGTGACGTAACCACCCAGGTCCGTGTTGACGGGTTGGCGGGTGAGGGGGAAGTTGTTGTAGGCATTAGCGGCGTCGCCCCAGACTTTATTAGCATCGTACTTGTCCAGGGAGTTATTGATCACCGGGCTGAATTCGTTGTAGAGCGCATTGTAAGTGGCCCGCTGGAGAAAAGAAGTTGCCGCATTGTCCTCTCCCTTAAGGATGGACATCGCATCCTGGATGGTCATTTGGCGGATGGCGTCTACGAAAATGGGGCCAGCTTTGCTCGCGGCATCCTCCGCACCCTGGTTGATCTTGCGGAGGATCACCTCCTCCAGGTTATTGAAGCCGGGAACGTTTTGCAGTTTACCCGTGACCTTGCGTACTTCCTCGGGTAGTAGGATGCGGTAGGCCGTATCGTTGAAGTACCCTCCCTCCTGGCTCAATTCGGAGGCTCCCCGCTCGACACCCTTGCGCAATGCTTCTTTGAGGCCGGCACCGATATCTTCGGAGCTCAGGCCACCCGCCAGTACGGTATTCAGCGTCTGGTTGATCTGCTGCGAGGTGCAGGCAAGAAAAAAGAAGGGGAGGCAGAGGAGCGTGAGGTGGCGTAGCATAGCAGGTTTATTTAACAGAAGAAAGCGATTAAGGCGCGCGGTTGTTTTGTTCAGGTGGCCGCTTAGCTTTTTAATAAGGAATCCGGTGGCCAGTGGATAAGGGGACTATTTGGGGTCATCCGGCCCAAAATCGAAGTCCAGCGCATCAAAATCGGGTAGGGAATCCATGTCGAAATCGTCGGGCAATTCGAAATCCTCCAGGTGGAAATCGTCGTCGGAAACGGCGTGGCCGGCTTCGTCCCCAAAGGCCTCGTCGTCCCATTCAAAGTTATCCTCCACGACCAACTCGGCGGGAAGGGCCGGTGGTGGTGGGGTAGGGGGATCAAAGGTCTGCTGAGGAAGCACCGGCCGGGGTTTGAGTGGTGCACCCGTCATGGTGCCCCCACCGGTACGGCTGGCGAAGGGCCCATCCTTATCGTAATGCGGCTCGTAATTGTCCTCAAAGGTGCGCGGTTCACCCAGGCCACCGCCGTAGCCAGCGGTAGCGGTGACTTCGACTTCAACCCAGGAAGCGGCGACTTTGCCCCCCAGCGGCGGGTTCAGCTTATGGAGGCGGAGCTTGACCTTATCCACGTTGTCGAACTGTTCGGCAATCCGGGCCGCCATGCGGTAAGCCAGTGCCTCCAGTAACTGGGTGGGGCGTTTCATTTCAGCCTTTAGCAAGTAGTGGATGGTGGCGTAGTTGACGGTCTGGCCCAGATCGTCCTGGCTGGCGGCTCCACCGATGCGGGCGTCCACCTCAACGTCGATGCTGAACTCGTTGCCCATGTAGTGTTCCTCCTCGAAGAAACCGTGGGGGGCGTGGATCCGTACGTCCTTCAAACCGATCTTAGCATTCATCGCCGTACAATTTACGGGGCGGGCCTGCGAAAACGGCCTACCTCCACCGGGCGCAAGATACTGCCCGGCCGGAGAAGTTGGCGGGGCCTTAGTTCATCACGTGCGGGAAGGACTGGCCCACCGCAACCTGGGCGGCTCCCGGCCGTTATGGTACGTATTCAAATCTTACTTAAGCGCATCACTGATGACCAGCTACTTCGTCGGGGCCGTTGCCGCCGCCATTATTTACTACATCGGCCGGGAGGTCGTCGGCTCTTTCGCCCACCCCTCGGATGGCGACCTGGTCAAGTACTGGAACGGTGACCTGAAGCGGTCCGACGCCAAAGCTTTCCGCCGGGTCAGTGAGCACCTGGCTACCTGTACGGATTGTCGAGATCGGCTCGACGAGGTACGTAACACCCACGCCGGCCCCGGAGCCGCCGATCCAATGATCAATCGCCGCTACTGACCCTACCCAGCCTCTTTCTCTTCGCATTTCAACCCCTACCCATGAGTGCTCCCCTTACCGTCGATGACCACCAGATCGTTACCCTCACCTACGAAGTCCGGGACGGTGGCCCCAGCGGCCCCCTGCTCGAACGGATGGACGTCAACTACCCCTTCGTCTTCATGTTCGGGGTCGGTAAAATGCTACCCGCCTGGGAGCGGCGCATCTTCGGGCTGAAGTCCGGCATGGGCTTCAGTTTCCAACTCGCGCCCCAGGATGCCTACGGGGTGCCGAACAAGCAGCACATCCTGAAAATGCCATTGAATCTTTTTAAAAATGAGCGGGAGCAGATCGAGCCCGGGCTACTTGTAGAAGGGCAATTCGTCACCCTCACGGATGCCGACGGCAAAGCCGTTAACGCCAAGATCCTGAAGTGGGACGACGAGGAAGTTACGCTGGACGCTAACCACGCCCTGGCCGGTAAGACCCTCTTCTTCTCCGGGGCCATCCTCAACGTGCGGAAGCCTACCGTGGACGAGCTCATCCAGAAGCGCTACATCGATTTGGGTGGGGTGCACCGGACTTAAGGCTCAGGATGCGTCCTTATATTATGGTAGGCCTATTCCGGGCTAAAGTCCAATTCTCGTAATTGCAGCAAGCTGTCCTGCAGTAAGCTATCCTGCAACAGACTGTCCCGCAACAGCGTGTCGAACCGAATTTCGAAGGGGAATAATGGCCTTAAGGGTAATGGTGCGGAAAGTTCCTTCGCCGGCGGCTCTCCCGGCCTGCGCGGGCGGGGTGGCCGGCCTTCGATCCGTTTCATGCGGCGGGCCCGTTGGATGAGTAGCGAATCCGCCCGTAGCTGGGCTTGGCGCATCACTTCTTCTCGGCAGTCGTCCTCGATCCGGGCGATGAGGCGGCCCACCCTTTCCTCGAAGAGTTGCTGGATGTAGGCACTACTATCAGTATTGCGCTCCTTACACGCCGCCAGGCTGGCCACGATTATGACTAGGGTTAGGATGCGGTACTTCACTGGCCACGGAGTTCAGGCATCCGCGCCCGCATCCGGGCTTCTTCTTCCAGACGGCGCTGCACGATGCTGTCGGTAGCTACGGCGACGCGGTCGGGTGTCTCTTCTACGCAGTTGGCCTTCAGGATGGGCCGGAGGCTGTCCATGTAGGCCACGATCCGGGTATCGAGCACGCTGCGCTCGGCCATCGTGAGGCGGATGTTGACTTTCGTCTCCGTCGGTTCACAGGCAAGCAGCGAGCAGATGATGGTCAGCAGTAGAAGCAGCCTCGATGGCACGGCGTAGATAGGTTTAAGGTAGGTAAGGCGCAAATAGGTTGCTGCGATCAGACACCAAACTGCGTCAGGTGGTGGTCCAGGTGTTTGTAGTAGAGCGTGCTCCATTCCTGCGCCGTAAGAGGGCCAAATGAAGGGCTGGGTTTGCCTTCATGAGCCGTCTTACCTTCCTGCTGCACCCGGTTGAGGTAGCTGATGAGGCGGGCTTTTTCCTTGCCAAAATCCCGCTCGTCCGTGATCAGGAACGCCGGAGCCGTGCGGCTGTTTTTCTCGTAGGGTTTGGGCCCAACCACGGCGGGTTTCACGAACTTTTTCAGAAACCACCCCATCAGGAAATTCGGCTTGGGGGGTGGGTTGTCGTAAGTCTGTTCGTAAGCTACGTTTACGTGGGCCAGCATTTGGCCGACGTTCATTTTGCCCCATCCCGGCTGAGTGTCAGGGCTTAATTTCTCTACCCGGTCAATCAAGCTCTGGGTAACGGCTGGTTCAAAAACTGAGGGGTACGTCATAATCGAAATTTAGCTGGCTACAAATATACGTGGGCCAATCCCGAAGACCAGCAGTGCTGTTCTTTAACAACAATTCATCGGCCTCGTTGTCTAAATCTAGGACTTATCAGCGGCGGGCCTCATGCTCTGCTACTTTAGTATTACCCAGCTCCTTTCACTCACCTGCGTTTCACATGACCATTCGCCAACGGTACAATACCAACTATGACCTTACGAATTGCGACGCAGAGCCGCTACGCTTCATGCGTAGTTGCCAGGACCACATCGCCATGCTGGTCCTGTACGCCGATTCGCTGCAGATCAAAGCTTACTCAGAAAACGTTCCGAGCAAATTCGGCCTGCCCGCCAATCAGCTTTTGGGCGCTGACGCAGGTGCCGTGCTGGGGAAGGATATCGTAGCCACCCTCCGGCAATTAGGTGACGTAGCGGACATCTCCACCCACATGCCACTGGAATGGCTACGCGTTGGGAAGGACGGCGAAACGGTTAGCCGGGAGAACGTAGTCGTCAACCGGGAAGGGGAACTCCTCATCGTGGAGATCGAACCCAGCGATCCTTCCTTTGCCTCGACGGCCTTCCTGATGAAGATCGATAAGGCGATGGCCCGCATCCAATCCAGCGTAGAGCGAGGGAACGACATTTTCAATACCGTAGTAACGGAAGTCCGGGGCCTAACGGGATATCACCGGGTCTATCTCTACAAATTTGATGAGCAGTATAACGGGCAGATCATCGCCGAGAACCGCGCCGAGGGGGTGACCTCCTTTCTCCATCTCCGCTACCCGCATACGGATATCCCCAAGCAGGCGCGGGAACTGTACGTCCGCCAACAGATTCGCCAGGTGGCCAGCACCCGCGAAGATTCGGATTACCTCCTGATCTCGGATGATAACCAACCCATTAATCTCAGTTTGGCCAACGCCCGGGGCGTTTCCCCTATCCACCAGGAGTACTTACGGAACATGGGCGTGGGGGCGAGTATGAGCATCGCCGTTACCGTTAATAATAAACTGTGGGGCCTCATCGCCTGCCACCACCACGCGGACCGGTTCATCGATTACCGCCTCCGCCAATT
The Lewinella sp. 4G2 genome window above contains:
- a CDS encoding DUF6089 family protein, coding for MYKHLLLALVMLSCVSLSAQSSNPYPWEIGLKVGTASMAGDLIDPDIVILNQPSFGANINVRRRIGKVLALKAHLMYASLESDETEGDNARRGFTSNTSVIEPGLMLEFEPFAAKRFGDDGFKKILSPYVGAGVAYGIWGDVDTDYNGRTNARIAQDIQDQEDDNGGVVIPLGAGLKYYLSEKSSLGLDVTYRMTGSDLIDGVSASANPDDDDAYVLTGLTFSTGFGKKDTDKDGIADEDDACPNEPGPESTMGCPDTDGDGVADKDDRCPQTAGLATLKGCPDGDGDGIADIDDKCPTEAGLAALGGCPDADGDGIADGDDKCPTEAGPRATMGCPDGDGDGIADADDDCPAEAGPRGTNGCPDSDGDGIADKDDECPNEAGPASRNGCPVPKITDRPENLNERIARYRTLLEGQDFSYIRLNEAIGTIDIDRIYFPTDVSRLDRPDRMIIEEIDRFLALPGASNFSIRFEGHADRRASDEYNQALSERRASSAKDYAAEKGASSSKLTMIGFGESRPVGETLRENRVVIPVASEPTQRVNIN
- a CDS encoding peptidylprolyl isomerase → MSAPLTVDDHQIVTLTYEVRDGGPSGPLLERMDVNYPFVFMFGVGKMLPAWERRIFGLKSGMGFSFQLAPQDAYGVPNKQHILKMPLNLFKNEREQIEPGLLVEGQFVTLTDADGKAVNAKILKWDDEEVTLDANHALAGKTLFFSGAILNVRKPTVDELIQKRYIDLGGVHRT
- a CDS encoding DUF4197 domain-containing protein, yielding MLRHLTLLCLPFFFLACTSQQINQTLNTVLAGGLSSEDIGAGLKEALRKGVERGASELSQEGGYFNDTAYRILLPEEVRKVTGKLQNVPGFNNLEEVILRKINQGAEDAASKAGPIFVDAIRQMTIQDAMSILKGEDNAATSFLQRATYNALYNEFSPVINNSLDKYDANKVWGDAANAYNNFPLTRQPVNTDLGGYVTEQALEGLFRKIAVEELNIRENIGARTSELLRKVFALQDGAK
- the folB gene encoding dihydroneopterin aldolase; this translates as MNAKIGLKDVRIHAPHGFFEEEHYMGNEFSIDVEVDARIGGAASQDDLGQTVNYATIHYLLKAEMKRPTQLLEALAYRMAARIAEQFDNVDKVKLRLHKLNPPLGGKVAASWVEVEVTATAGYGGGLGEPRTFEDNYEPHYDKDGPFASRTGGGTMTGAPLKPRPVLPQQTFDPPTPPPPALPAELVVEDNFEWDDEAFGDEAGHAVSDDDFHLEDFELPDDFDMDSLPDFDALDFDFGPDDPK
- a CDS encoding acyl-[acyl-carrier-protein] thioesterase codes for the protein MRQSPLHELFSTQVPAYAAGPDGLLTVPYLVRLLQEAAMRNTVRLKISSPELMEAEGLSWILRQQRITIQRWPRMNEAIDILTAPTGFARGLLTYRDFHVLDANDQPIISTVSEWLLMDVGSRKLRPIPDRILALQSDLAPAAAHLERPKIKLHNPTVVDNSTTTKVSYGMLDFNGHLTNPVFPELMLEPLGDTFLSNRKATEITIFFQAEARYGDELTAEIGAGRDGGTAHCLKRGEETLARMLTKWDA
- a CDS encoding tetratricopeptide repeat protein; the encoded protein is MSIEYKVIIAGQLEFGKESVFKQVHDQYVHRMEHFYKDDIMLKAEGHFIEEENSFVVPRTVKIGSKRQWLNTLNLLQRVVEFSIAGSLNMWVLNAGKMEAHHLLEPKAERTTVQIFNKGRELIEQNDQQAEAIKMMDKVLKRFANHAQAYERRGFTNLSLNNIDDALYDYNKSLKINPRMPEAHYGRGIVHVRKQQWAEAAEDFEAVTKNSIPYQPIYWQAQVGLGDAYTKLGRPNDALRVFNMFFKRKQRIATLERYDRRVSFEFAKLLTDANRLDEAYKAFAHALVAPEDAKAPEVARIHHEYGKALEKGGHKEKAAEQFKLAGKDFSPAVEQPKAVALAI
- a CDS encoding DUF1569 domain-containing protein, giving the protein MTYPSVFEPAVTQSLIDRVEKLSPDTQPGWGKMNVGQMLAHVNVAYEQTYDNPPPKPNFLMGWFLKKFVKPAVVGPKPYEKNSRTAPAFLITDERDFGKEKARLISYLNRVQQEGKTAHEGKPSPSFGPLTAQEWSTLYYKHLDHHLTQFGV
- a CDS encoding neutral zinc metallopeptidase; protein product: MKLEGRESSRNIDDRRGGRSRGGMSRGTKTAGGIGLGSIIIAIIVMLLGGDPGEFLGVSNGGGTVTAPSASGPSTGGLVDDSDPNARIVGVTLRETEKIWSQLFPQEYNRRYQEPTLVLFTGQDRSACGFASAATGPFYCPADQQVYIDLSFADLLRQRFKAPGDFALAYVVAHEVGHHIQNQLGYSQQVSQARRRLAKKDANAMSVRLELQADYLAGVWAHYADRTDLLSEGDIEEALRAASAIGDDKIQKQSQGYVVPDSFTHGSSEQRIKAFYAGYESGDASKAALDYFFGNNFAL